One Streptomyces sp. NBC_01237 genomic region harbors:
- a CDS encoding cysteine hydrolase family protein — protein MEITENAALVVVDVQKGFEEETYWGPRNNPDADRNIAGLIDAWQTSGRPVVFVRHDSDKPDSPLRAGYPGNDFKPYVEERRGKGSGGELFLTKSVNSAFYGTPDLDAWLREAGVRQIVVAGIQTNMCAETTARMGGNLGYEVFFALDATYTFDGVGPWGWTLGAQELARATAVTLHGGGFAQVVRSGELVAAVAV, from the coding sequence ATGGAGATCACGGAGAACGCGGCGCTGGTGGTGGTGGACGTCCAGAAGGGGTTCGAGGAGGAGACCTACTGGGGACCCCGGAACAACCCGGACGCGGATCGGAACATCGCCGGGCTGATCGACGCGTGGCAGACGAGCGGGCGGCCCGTCGTGTTCGTACGGCATGACTCGGACAAGCCCGATTCGCCGCTGCGGGCGGGGTACCCGGGCAACGACTTCAAGCCGTACGTGGAGGAGCGGCGGGGGAAGGGGAGCGGCGGTGAGCTGTTCCTGACGAAGTCGGTGAACTCCGCCTTCTACGGGACGCCCGATCTGGATGCCTGGCTGCGGGAGGCCGGGGTGCGGCAGATCGTGGTGGCCGGGATCCAGACCAATATGTGCGCGGAGACGACGGCGCGGATGGGCGGGAACCTGGGGTACGAGGTGTTCTTCGCGCTGGACGCGACGTACACGTTCGACGGTGTCGGGCCCTGGGGGTGGACGCTCGGCGCCCAGGAGCTGGCGCGGGCCACCGCCGTGACGTTGCACGGCGGCGGTTTCGCGCAGGTCGTGAGGAGCGGGGAGCTGGTGGCCGCGGTGGCGGTCTGA
- the proC gene encoding pyrroline-5-carboxylate reductase yields the protein MTQTVAVLGTGKIGEALLSGMIRAGWRPADLLVTSRRAERAEELRTRYGVESVTNAEAAKSADILILAVKPQDMGRLLDELAPHATADRLVISAAAGITTAFIEDRLTADTPVVRVMPNTPVLVDEGMSVISAGSHATTEHLATAEEIFGGVGKTLRVPESQQDAATALSGSGPAYFYFLVEAMTDAGILLGLPRAQAHDLIVQAAIGAAVMLRDSGEHPVKLREAVTSPAGTTISAIRELENHGVRAALIAALEAARDRSRELASGNG from the coding sequence ATGACCCAGACAGTCGCAGTCCTCGGCACCGGCAAGATCGGCGAAGCCCTGCTCAGCGGCATGATCCGGGCGGGCTGGCGCCCCGCCGACCTGCTGGTGACCAGCCGCCGCGCCGAGCGCGCGGAAGAGCTCCGTACCCGCTACGGCGTCGAGTCCGTCACCAACGCCGAGGCGGCCAAGAGCGCCGACATCCTCATCCTGGCGGTCAAGCCCCAGGACATGGGCAGGCTGCTCGACGAACTCGCCCCCCATGCCACCGCCGACCGCCTGGTCATCAGCGCCGCCGCGGGCATCACCACCGCGTTCATCGAGGACCGGCTGACCGCGGACACCCCCGTGGTCCGCGTCATGCCGAACACCCCCGTCCTCGTCGACGAGGGCATGTCCGTCATCTCGGCCGGCAGCCACGCCACCACCGAGCACCTCGCCACCGCCGAGGAGATCTTCGGCGGTGTCGGCAAGACCCTCCGGGTCCCGGAGTCCCAGCAGGACGCGGCCACCGCCCTCTCCGGCTCCGGCCCCGCGTACTTCTACTTCCTGGTCGAGGCGATGACCGACGCGGGCATCCTGCTCGGTCTGCCCCGCGCCCAGGCCCACGACCTCATCGTGCAGGCGGCCATCGGCGCCGCCGTCATGCTCCGGGACAGCGGCGAACACCCGGTCAAGCTCCGCGAGGCCGTCACCAGCCCGGCCGGCACCACCATCAGCGCCATCCGCGAACTGGAGAACCACGGCGTACGCGCCGCCCTCATCGCGGCCCTGGAAGCCGCCCGGGACCGCAGCCGCGAGCTGGCCTCCGGCAACGGCTGA